In Aggregatibacter sp. 2125159857, one DNA window encodes the following:
- a CDS encoding ATP-binding cassette domain-containing protein, with protein sequence MLCLENMRFEILRDPIVRDFSLNLQHGEVKALFGPSGCGKTTVLRLIAGLETPKSGTIRNTFRKTGFLFQENRLPGNLTAMQNIAIFMDKPDEGEIIALAAKVGLTAGDLNKYPTELSGGMAKRVAFLRLLLCGCDLALLDEPFVGLDRDLRDILVAC encoded by the coding sequence ATGCTCTGTCTTGAAAACATGCGTTTTGAAATTCTCCGCGACCCCATCGTGCGCGATTTCAGTTTGAACCTGCAACATGGCGAAGTGAAAGCTTTGTTCGGGCCGAGCGGCTGTGGCAAGACGACGGTTTTGCGTTTGATTGCGGGCTTGGAAACGCCGAAATCGGGCACGATACGCAATACTTTCCGCAAAACGGGTTTTCTGTTTCAGGAAAACCGCCTGCCGGGAAACTTGACCGCGATGCAGAATATCGCTATTTTTATGGACAAACCCGATGAAGGCGAAATCATCGCGCTGGCGGCGAAAGTCGGGCTGACTGCGGGCGATTTGAACAAATATCCGACCGAATTGTCCGGCGGCATGGCGAAACGGGTAGCATTTTTGCGCCTGCTGCTGTGCGGCTGCGACCTTGCCTTGCTGGACGAGCCGTTCGTCGGTTTGGACCGCGATTTGCGCGATATTTTGGTCGCCTGCTGA
- a CDS encoding CadD family cadmium resistance transporter, which yields MFSTVITAAVLYIATAVDLLVILLIFFARANTRKEYRDIYIGQYLGSVILILVSLFLAFVLNYVPEKWVLGLLGLIPIYLGIKVAIYDDCEGEKRAKKELDEKGLSKLVGIVALVTVASCGADNIGLFVPYFVTLDLVDLLVTLLVFLILIFVLVYTAQRLANISGIGEIVEKFSRWIMAVIYIGLGLFIIIENNTIQTIISII from the coding sequence ATGTTTTCGACTGTGATTACTGCTGCTGTTTTATATATTGCTACAGCAGTAGATTTGTTGGTAATACTATTAATATTTTTTGCTAGAGCAAATACTAGAAAAGAATATCGAGATATTTATATCGGACAATATTTAGGTTCTGTAATTTTAATATTAGTTAGTTTATTTCTAGCTTTTGTTTTGAATTATGTTCCGGAAAAATGGGTGTTGGGTTTATTAGGTTTAATACCGATTTACTTAGGTATTAAAGTTGCTATTTACGACGATTGTGAGGGCGAAAAAAGAGCTAAAAAAGAATTGGATGAAAAAGGGTTGTCAAAATTAGTCGGTATTGTTGCTTTGGTTACAGTTGCTAGTTGTGGTGCAGATAATATTGGACTTTTTGTTCCTTACTTTGTGACTTTAGATCTTGTCGACTTATTAGTTACTCTTCTTGTATTTTTAATATTGATTTTTGTTTTAGTATATACAGCACAAAGATTGGCTAATATTTCAGGTATTGGTGAAATTGTAGAGAAGTTTAGTCGTTGGATAATGGCTGTTATTTATATTGGTTTAGGGTTATTTATTATTATTGAAAATAATACAATTCAAACAATAATATCAATAATATGA
- a CDS encoding AraC family transcriptional regulator — translation MFSTEMIERLLKVIPHNELYSSSIKGLFLRHSDQPFCYEGIIQEPSICIVLSGEREVQLGEQCYRFDNQHFMFCPVNIPMRGEIKYAEPQKPFLVMSMKIDIEIVSKILLANPNLVDDVQQGDEGFAQWHLDESLKNAVERLLLLHENPKDIEFLAPLIQQEIYYRLLTGEQGGKFKAMVSNGSNTKKIAQATYYLQQHFSVTITVETLANLCGMSISGFHSHFKKITSLSPLQYQKSLRLMEARRLIAQEGRGITETAYQVGYESPSQFSREYKRYFGHAPKGDIK, via the coding sequence ATGTTCTCAACTGAAATGATAGAACGATTATTAAAGGTTATTCCACATAACGAACTCTATTCATCATCGATTAAAGGCTTATTTCTTCGCCATTCAGATCAACCATTTTGTTACGAAGGTATTATTCAAGAGCCGAGCATTTGCATCGTGTTAAGCGGAGAACGTGAAGTGCAGCTAGGCGAACAATGCTACCGATTTGATAATCAACATTTTATGTTTTGCCCAGTAAACATACCGATGCGTGGCGAGATTAAATATGCAGAGCCGCAAAAGCCGTTTTTAGTGATGTCGATGAAAATTGATATTGAAATCGTTAGCAAGATTTTATTAGCAAATCCAAACCTTGTAGATGATGTCCAACAGGGCGACGAAGGTTTTGCACAATGGCATCTAGATGAATCTCTCAAAAATGCTGTTGAACGTCTATTGCTCTTGCACGAAAATCCAAAAGATATTGAGTTTCTTGCACCGCTTATCCAACAAGAAATATATTATCGACTCCTTACAGGCGAACAAGGTGGCAAATTTAAAGCCATGGTAAGCAATGGATCGAATACCAAAAAAATCGCCCAAGCCACCTACTATCTGCAACAACATTTTAGTGTAACCATCACCGTGGAAACCTTGGCAAATCTATGTGGTATGTCGATATCTGGCTTTCATAGTCATTTTAAGAAGATAACCAGCCTTTCACCGCTGCAATATCAAAAATCCTTACGTTTGATGGAAGCCAGACGACTGATCGCACAAGAAGGGCGAGGCATTACCGAAACTGCTTACCAAGTTGGCTACGAGTCACCTAGCCAATTCAGCCGTGAATACAAACGGTATTTCGGGCATGCGCCCAAGGGGGATATTAAATAG